The following are from one region of the Macaca thibetana thibetana isolate TM-01 chromosome 2, ASM2454274v1, whole genome shotgun sequence genome:
- the RRP9 gene encoding U3 small nucleolar RNA-interacting protein 2 — MSATAGARKRGKPASGAGAGAGAGKRRRKADSAGDRGKSKGGGKMNEEISSDSESESLAPRKPEEEEEELEETAQEKKLRLAKLYLEQLRQQEEEKAEARAFEEDQVAGRLKEDVLEQRGRLQKSVAKEIQAPASADIRVLRGHQLSITCLVITPDDSAIFSAAKDCTIIKWSMESGRKLHVIPRAKKGAEGKPPGHSSHVLCMAISSDGKYLASGDRSKLILIWEAQSCQHLYTFTGHRDAVSGLAFRRGTHQLYSTSHDRSVKVWNVAENSYVETLFGHQDAVAALDALSRECCVTAGGRDGTVRVWKIPEESQLVFYGHQGSIDCIHLINEEHMVSGADDGSVALWGLSKKRPLALQREAHGLRGEPGLEQPFWISSVAALLNTDLVATGSHSSCVRLWQCGEGFRQLDLLCDIPLVGFINSLKFSSSGDFLVAGVGQEHRLGRWWRIKEARNSVCIIPLRRVPVPPAAGS, encoded by the exons ATGTCGGCAACAGCGGGAGCTCGTAAGCGGGGAAAGCCGGCCTCTGGGGCCGGGGCTGGCGCGGGGGCCGGCAAGCGGCGGCGAAAG GCCGACTCTGCGGGGGACAGAGGCAAATCCAAGGGTGGCGGCAAAATGAATGAGGAGATCTCCAGTGACTCTGAGAGCGAGAG CCTAGCTCCAAGGAAgcctgaagaggaggaggaagagctggaggaaactgcacaggaaaagaagctGCGCTTGGCCAAGCTCTACCTAGAGCAGCTCCGTCAGCAAG AGGAGGAGAAGGCTGAGGCCCGTGCATTTGAGGAGGATCAGGTGGCAGGGCGCCTGAAGGAGGATGTG CTCGAGCAGAGGGGCCGGCTGCAGAAGTCGGTGGCAAAGGAG ATCCAGGCCCCAGCCTCAGCTGACATTCGTGTTTTACGGGGGCACCAGCTCTCTATCACATGTTTGGTCATCACCCCCGATGACTCAGCCATCTTCTCTGCTGCCAAAGACTGCACCATCATTAAGT GGAGCATGGAGAGTGGACGGAAGCTTCATGTGATTCCTCGAGCCAAGAAGGGTGCCGAGGGAAAACCCCCTGGCCACAGCAGCCATGTCCTCTGCATGGCCATCTCCTCCGACGGCAAGTACCTT GCCTCGGGTGACCGCAGCAAGCTCATTCTCATTTGGGAGGCCCAGAGCTGCCAGCATCTGTACACCTTCACAGGACACCGTGATGCAGTGTCG GGGCTGGCATTCCGCAGGGGCACCCACCAGCTCTACAGCACATCCCACGATCGCTCCGTGAAGGTGTGGAATGTGGCGGAGAACTCCTATGTGGAGACACT CTTTGGACACCAGGACGCAGTGGCTGCTCTGGATGCCTTGAGCCGGGAGTGCTGTGTGACGGCTGGGGGCCGGGATGGGACTGTACGTGTGTGGAAGATCCCTGAGGAGTCCCAGCTTGTCTTCTATGGCCACCA GGGCTCCATCGACTGCATCCACTTAATCAATGAGGAGCACATGGTGTCTGGCGCGGATGATGG CTCTGTGGCCTTGTGGGGCCTCTCCAAGAAGCGACCACTTGCCCTGCAGCGTGAAGCTCACGGGCTGCGGGGAGAACCAGGCCTGGAGCAACCCTTCTGGATATCGTCGGTGGCAGCCCTCCTCAACACAGATCTCGTGGCTACAG GCTCCCACAGCTCCTGCGTGCGGCTTTGGCAGTGTGGGGAAGGCTTCCGGCAGCTTGACCTTCTCTGCGACATTCCCCTG GTGGGTTTTATCAACAGCCTCAAGTTCTCCAGCTCTGGGGACTTCCTGGTGGCTGGGGTGGGGCAAGAGCACAG GCTTGGCCGATGGTGGAGAATCAAAGAGGCTCGGAATTCTGTCTGCATCATCCCACTCCGCAGGGTCCCCGTACCCCCAGCTGCTGGTTCCTGA